The Cyclobacterium amurskyense genome contains the following window.
GCCAAAAAGCTCTTCGGGAAAGGGGATTCAAATCAATTATTTGTTTGCACTCTGTTTCGGATTGATTCATGGTCTTGGTTTTTCCAATTACCTGACTTCCTTATTGGGAAAAGAGCAATCCATTTTCACTCCTCTTTTGGCATTTAATATTGGACTTGAAATTGGACAGGTAGTTATAGTTGTGCTGTTTCTATTGACCTCAACATTGATTACTGGGATATTCAGAATTAATAGGAAAGAGTGGGTATTGGTTATCTCGTCTATGATATTTGGTATGGCCATAATGATTCTATTAGATAGTGTTTATTGGTAAAATCTTAGGGAATAAACTCTTTTCCATAAAGTGAATTTGAGGTAATTTCTTTATATTCATCCATTATCTGTTCAGGCCTATTGCCTGTTGTTATTAGTAAAATTTTATTTACCATGAAGCATATTGTTTTCTTTTTCCTGCTTTTTACAATCATAAGATTTGGAGCTGAAGCACAAATCGACACACAAAGACACGGTAACAGGTTTGAGCAGCTTGGTACCACACTTCGTTCTCCCAATGTGTACCGTACAGCCTCAGGGGCCCCCGGTCACGAATATTGGCAGCAGAGAGCTGATTATGAAATTGAAGTTGAACTGAACGATGACAATCAGTCCATCACTGGTAAAGAAAAGGTTATATATTACAATGAATCTCCTGATCCATTGGATTACCTGTGGTTACAATTGGATCAAAATCAAAGGGATAAAGATTCAGAAACACCAAAAATAGCCAGTAGCAAGATTGGGCCAAAAATGAATCTAGGGCAATTGGAAGATATCATTTGGCATGATATGGATTTGGGACTTAAGATTTATTCTGTGACTGACGCAAATGGGAAAGCGATACCGGCTACAGTAAATTTGACCATGATGCGCTTAGACCTTGATCAACCTTTAATGCCTGGAGAGAAGTTTGAATTTAATATTGCTTGGAGTTTTAATAGCCATGATCGAACTGGGTTTTTAGCTACCCGTCCAGGTTATGAGTATTTTGAAGAGGATGGGAATTATATTTATACCGTAGCAGAATGGTTTCCAAGGATGGCAGTTTATTCTGATTTTGAAGGTTGGCAAAACAAGCAATTTGTAGGGAGAGGAGAGTTTGCATTGGTCTTTGGAGATTATAAAGTAGCCATTACTGTACCCTCAGATCATATGGTTGGGGCTACTGGGGTATTACAAAATCCAGAAGATGTGCTTAGTCAAAAAGAAATGGATCGGTGGAATCAAGCCAGAAAATCTTTTGACGAGCCGGTAGTAATTCGTACTCAGTCTGAGGCCGAAAAACTGGAGAAAAACAAGTCAAACAAAAAGAATACCTGGATTTTTCATGCAGAAAATGTAAGGGACTTTGCCTGGACCTCATCCAGAAAGTTTATCTGGGATGCCATGGCAGTTCGCTTAGAAAATGGCAAAGAAGTAATGGCCATGTCTTACTATGCCAAGGAGGCAAATCCACTGTGGGGGCAATATTCTACCAAAGTGGTGGCGCATACTTTGAAATCCTACTCTTCCAGAACATTTGATTATCCCTACCCTAAAGCGATTTCAGTAGAAGCTTCCAATGGTATGGAATATCCTATGATTTGTTTCAATTACGGAAGGCCGGATAAAGATGGAACCTATACAGAAGCCATTAAATACGGCATGATCTCCGTGATTATCCATGAAGTAGGGCATAATTTTTTTCCAATGATTGTCAATTCTGATGAAAGGCAATGGACCTGGATGGACGAAGGGCTTAATACCTTTCTGCAATTTTTAGCTGAGCAGGAATGGCAAAGGGATTATCCATCGAGAAGAGGTCCGGCACATAAGATTGCACCCTATATGAAAGGTGAGAAAAGTCTTCTGGAGCCAATTATGACCAATTCTGAAAACATTATTCAATTTGGACCAAATGCTTATGCAAAACCCGCCACCGCACTTAATATATTAAGGGAAACAGTGATGGGTAGAGATCTCTTTGATTTCGCGTTTAAGAAGTATGCTGAAAGGTGGATGTTCAAGCACCCAACACCTGATGATTTCTTTAGAACCATGGAAGATGCTTCTGCAATTGACCTAGATTGGTTTTGGAGGGGATGGTTTTTCGGAACAGACCCGGTAGATATATCTATTCATGATGTTAAGTGGTATAAGATTGACAGTCGGAAGCCTGATGAGGTAAAGGCTGAAGAGAAGAAAGCCTATGAGCATGAAGAGTCTTATATTTCAAGGACCAGAAATAAGGAGGATATTGGGCAAACAGTTTTGGAGCGGGACCCTAAGGTTGGAGATTTTTATACAAGCTTCGATCGTTTTAAGGTTTATCCTGAAGATGAAAAAGAATACAAGGCCTATGTAAATCAGTTAAGTGCAGAGGAGAGAGAAATGCTTGAAAGCGGACTTAATTTCTATGAAATTTCATTTGAGAACATAGGAGGTTTGGTTATGCCTATTATTCTTGAGTTTCAATATGCCGATGGTACAAGTGAGGTAGAAACCGTTCCTGCTCAAATTTGGAGGATGGATGAGTATGAAGTCACCAAGGTTTTTGCCAAACAAAAAGAAGTTGTGCAAATAGTGTTGGACCCTTACCGTGAAACAGCAGATATCGATGAGTCCAATAACTACTGGCCGAGAAAGTTTATGCCTTCTAAATTTGAGATGTTTAAGCAAAGACCGGCAAGTAGAGGTACTTCATCAGGTCCTAGCCCTATGAAACGGGAAAATAAATAGTGCTTATTTAGTGTTTAAAAGAGCGACAGTAGTCGTTCTTTTTTTGTCCTTGCAAATAAGGGTATTTCTGTTGTGCCTTTTGTGGTGTAAAATTTATACGTTCATGCCGGGCAGGTTCATCTAGGAAATTAATTTTACCCTGCGGGAGCAAGTCGAGACAATATATATTCTTCTCCTAAGCTTTAACCCGAGATGTGCAATAGGCTTTCCATTCGGTGTCGAAGTCCCTGGTAGGAAAAGATTAGTACAGAATCTCTGAGGTTAATAATAGGGTGTTACGTTTTCCAATGTCTTAGAATTCGGTGAATAAAACTTCCGAACGCTGCCTTTGTGGGCTGATTTTTAGTTTGATTTGAGGCTTTAGGTGAAAAGTTGGGTGGTTATTAATTGAATGCCTTTACTTTTCAATTTGCTTTAGTTCTAAGTCTGTATTGGGTATTAAGCACAAAAAATCAGTATTTCAGCCTGCTTTGTGAAAAGTATGGCATGTCTATTTATCCCGAAATATGCAATAGACATTCTATTACGTGCTGAAATCGCTTTAAAATCAGCCACTTCGTTGCTGTTTTCAATTTCACCATAGCGGTGCTATGCTAAAATCTCCAAATAGCCCGATTGTCTTGCGATTGCAACACTTCCCGTAAACACGGGACAGGCTTCACCCCTGACATTGTCAGGACGGAGAAATTCTATAACATAATCCGGGTTTATGGAATTCGCACAAAAAAACAGGCAGATAATACCTGCCTGTTTTTCACTCTTTATATAGCTGTAGTCTGAATATTATTCTTTTGTTTCAAAGTCTGGATAAGCATGCATACCATGCTCATTGATGTCAAGACCTTCAACTTCTTCTTGTTCATCCACTCTAATTCCAACAGTTTTCTTCAAAGCATAGAAAACCAAGAAGCTAAAAGTTATACAAAACGCACCGATGGATACAATACCGATTAGTTGTGATAGTATTTGGGATGTACCTGCAAGGTCACCAAAGATACCTACTGCTAAGGTTCCCCATATACCGCAAACCAAGTGTACTGCAATGGCTCCAACAGGATCATCAATTTTAATTTTGTCAAATAAGACAACTCCGAATACTACTAGTATACCACCTATAAAACCAATTATTACGGCTTCAGTAGGAGACATTAAATCTGCTCCGGCGGTGATACTAACTAGTCCTGCCAATATACCATTCAATACCATTGTGATGTCATAGGCTTTGAATTTTAGGTAAGAGGCCAATAATGCTCCGAAAGCACCTGCTGCAGCGGCTAGAGATGTAGTTACAAATACAAGAGATACTGTTCCGGGGTCAGCAGATAATACTGATCCTCCATTAAAACCAAACCAGCCAAACCACAATAAAAATACACCGAAGACGGCTAATGGAATGTTGTGTCCAGGTATCGCATTGGTTATACCGTTTTTGTATTTACCAATTCTTGGGCCTAAAAGATAAGCGCCTATTACAGCTCCCCAACCTCCAACTGAATGGACAATGGTAGAACCTGCAAAGTCATAAAATGGAGTAGAAAGTGCATCTAGGAACCCACCGCCCCATTTCCACATACCTACAATAGGGTAACAAACACCTACATACAAAAGAGAGAAGAAGATGAATGGTCCAAGTTTAATTCTTTCTGCAACTGCACCTGAAACAATTGTGGCAGC
Protein-coding sequences here:
- a CDS encoding HupE/UreJ family protein; protein product: MNQFQLYFNLGIQHILDLKGFDHILFVLALAVVYMIKDWGRILVLVTAFTIGHSLTLALATLKVIQINTDLVEFLIPVTIAITALSNIFKPKSSSGKGIQINYLFALCFGLIHGLGFSNYLTSLLGKEQSIFTPLLAFNIGLEIGQVVIVVLFLLTSTLITGIFRINRKEWVLVISSMIFGMAIMILLDSVYW
- a CDS encoding M1 family metallopeptidase, with product MKHIVFFFLLFTIIRFGAEAQIDTQRHGNRFEQLGTTLRSPNVYRTASGAPGHEYWQQRADYEIEVELNDDNQSITGKEKVIYYNESPDPLDYLWLQLDQNQRDKDSETPKIASSKIGPKMNLGQLEDIIWHDMDLGLKIYSVTDANGKAIPATVNLTMMRLDLDQPLMPGEKFEFNIAWSFNSHDRTGFLATRPGYEYFEEDGNYIYTVAEWFPRMAVYSDFEGWQNKQFVGRGEFALVFGDYKVAITVPSDHMVGATGVLQNPEDVLSQKEMDRWNQARKSFDEPVVIRTQSEAEKLEKNKSNKKNTWIFHAENVRDFAWTSSRKFIWDAMAVRLENGKEVMAMSYYAKEANPLWGQYSTKVVAHTLKSYSSRTFDYPYPKAISVEASNGMEYPMICFNYGRPDKDGTYTEAIKYGMISVIIHEVGHNFFPMIVNSDERQWTWMDEGLNTFLQFLAEQEWQRDYPSRRGPAHKIAPYMKGEKSLLEPIMTNSENIIQFGPNAYAKPATALNILRETVMGRDLFDFAFKKYAERWMFKHPTPDDFFRTMEDASAIDLDWFWRGWFFGTDPVDISIHDVKWYKIDSRKPDEVKAEEKKAYEHEESYISRTRNKEDIGQTVLERDPKVGDFYTSFDRFKVYPEDEKEYKAYVNQLSAEEREMLESGLNFYEISFENIGGLVMPIILEFQYADGTSEVETVPAQIWRMDEYEVTKVFAKQKEVVQIVLDPYRETADIDESNNYWPRKFMPSKFEMFKQRPASRGTSSGPSPMKRENK
- a CDS encoding ammonium transporter yields the protein MTQELFTINNLWIMVATMLVFIMHLGFAALEAGLTRAKNTVNILFKNTIIPALGLLTYAFIGFNLMYPGETFAGGIFGFAGLGLSLPEGWDTSAYSEGYTFFTDFIFQAMFAATAATIVSGAVAERIKLGPFIFFSLLYVGVCYPIVGMWKWGGGFLDALSTPFYDFAGSTIVHSVGGWGAVIGAYLLGPRIGKYKNGITNAIPGHNIPLAVFGVFLLWFGWFGFNGGSVLSADPGTVSLVFVTTSLAAAAGAFGALLASYLKFKAYDITMVLNGILAGLVSITAGADLMSPTEAVIIGFIGGILVVFGVVLFDKIKIDDPVGAIAVHLVCGIWGTLAVGIFGDLAGTSQILSQLIGIVSIGAFCITFSFLVFYALKKTVGIRVDEQEEVEGLDINEHGMHAYPDFETKE